CCACGCTTGCTATCAGGCTGTCCTTTGACAAGGAGGCCCGCAGCGTTACGGTAAGCGACAACGGCATTGGCATGACCAAGGCGGAGCTCGACGAGAACCTCGGTACCATCGCCCACTCCGGCTCCGAGCAGTTTAGGGAGGCCAACGCGGACCGCCAGGGCGAGGACATCGACATCATCGGCCAGTTTGGCGTCGGCTTCTACTCGAGCTTCATGGTTGCGACCAAGGTGCGTGTCGTGAGTCGTGCGCTCGGGGCTGACGAGGCCTTCGTATGGGAGTCCGATGGCGTGAGAGGCTACAGCATCGAGCCTGCGGGGGAGGGGGAGCGGAGCGGCGCCGAGGAGCATGGCACCGACGTGATTCTCTTTCTCCGTGAGTCCAGCGAGAGCGACGACACTGACCAGTACCTCTCTGAGGGAGGGCTCAGAGACCTTGTGACGCGCTATTCAAACTACGTGCGCCATCCCATCCAGATGATGGTCACCAAGAGCCGCCAGAAGCCCAAACCAGAAGACGCGCCTGACGACTACAAGCCCGAGTATGAGGACTACCAAGAGCTCGATACCCTAAATTCCATGACTCCCATCTGGAAGAAGCGCCAGAGCGAGGTCAAGCAGGAGGACTACAACGAGTTCTATCAGTCGACCTTCCACGACTGGTCGGATCCAGCTCGCACCGTCAGCTTTCATGCCGAGGGCGCACTCTCGTATGACGCCCTGCTCTTCATTCCCAGTCGGCGCCCCTTCGACCTCTACAGTAAGGACTACGAGAAGGGCCTTGCGCTCTATAGTTCGAACGTCCTCATCCAAGAGAAGTGTGCGGACCTCGTGCCTGATTACTACAACTTCGTGCACGGCGTCGTGGACAGCCCGGACGTCTCGCTCAACATCTCCCGCGAGACCCTGCAACAGAACTCTCAGCTTCGCGCCATAGCCCGCCGCGTCGAGAAGAAGATTCACTCCGAGCTCGAGGATATGCGTGACAACGATCGAGAGTCCTACGAGACCTTCTTCGAGAACTTCGGGCGTGGGATCAAGTTCGGCATCTACAACTCCTATGGCATGAAGGCGGCTGATCTCGCAGACCTCCTGCTCTTCTGGTCGGCCCAAGAGGGCAAGCAGGTGACCTTCGCCGAATACGCAGACGCGATGCCTGAGGGGCAGGACAAGATCTACTTTGCCGCAGGGGACTCGCGCGAGCGCCTAGAGCAGGTGCCTGCCGTGCGCTCCGCGCTTGACCATGGCTTTGACGTGCTCCTGTGCACACAGGACGTGGACGAGTTCATGTTTCAGGTCATGCGAAGCTGGCACCAGGATGGCACTGAGGGCGACTCTGAGCACGAGGGTGCAAAGGAGCGCGACCTCGAGCTCGCGAACGTCGCAAACGCCGACCTCGACTTTGCGACCGATGACGAGAAGGCCGAAGCCGAGAAGGCCACGAGCGAGCACCAGGAACTCTTTGACGACTTGAAGGAGAGTCTCGGCGACAAGGTCACAAGTGTGAGGGTCGCGGCGGGACTCGGCGACGCCCCAGCGACGATAGCGTCCGAGGGACCCGTCTCCCTCGAGATGGAGCGTGTCATCAGCCAGGGTCCCGACGCCGACGCGGCAAGCGCACCCAAGGCCCAGCGCGTCCTGCAGCTCAACGCCACCCATCCAGTCTTTGCCAAGCTCGTTGCGGCTAAGGAGGCAGGTGACAAGGACCGCCTTGCGCTTCTGGGATCGATCCTCTACGATCAGGCGCTGCTTGTCGAGGGACTTCCCGTTGATGACCCCGTTGAGTTTGCGAGAAACGTCGCCAAGCTCATGTAGGGTGAGGGTGCCTGCTGTGGAATCCTGCCTTTTCCCGGTCGGTCTCGTTGCTACCGACGCAGCGATGGTGACGCTCACTGCTTGATCGCTCGCTGCTGATGTGAAAAGTAGGTTTCGAGAACTGGTGTGTATAGATATGTATATGTAGTTACGCTACATTTCTACCAGCGGTAGTAAAATATCCGTGAGAGTTGATGAGTGTCAAACAGAGTGATTGGATACAGCATGCGTAAGGTCAAGACTTTCGAGGGCAAGCGGCGCACTTACGATACCGAGAAATCGACTGAGGTTGCGAAGCGCACCATCGGTGAGTTCGGCGATTCTGCGGGCTACGAGGAGATTCTCTACCAGACTAAGCAGGGCCTGTACTTCGTGGTGGGTCTCGGTGGAGCGGACTCGCCATATCCCAGCGAGGACATCAAGCCCCTCACGAAGAGTGAGGCCGCAGACTTCGAGGCGTAGGTCTCGTGTCAATCGTTAGATTCGAGTTGCAGCAAAGGCCTTGAGGGGGGACCGGCAGCGCTGTTGTTGGTCCCTCTCTTTTTTGGCCCTTAGCTCGTTGACGTTTCGTTTGAGAGATACCCTCTGAGGTTGATGCGCTATTGCGCCAGACGTTCCTATGAGGAGAACATGTTCCTTTCGGCAAACTCTGCTTGAACCGTGCGGAACATGAGGTCGACGTCCTCGAGGCCGAGATGCGTCTCCTTTTGGTTGGCCTTGAGCGTACCGCGTCGCCGTGCCCAGTTCTCGAGCGTGGCGGGCTTCGAGTCGTGGGGGAGGGTCTTGTATTCGGGATCGATGCGTCGACAGATGTCGCGCGTGTCGATGGGAGTGATTCGACCTGCCTTGCGGGCCTCCGCGTAGCCATCGATCTGCATCATGAACCAGGAATCCTCGAAGGACGCGTTGTGTGCCATAAAGGGGTACATCTCGAGTGTCGCAAGGATGGCCCGCTGCATCTTGTTGTGCTGGCGCAGTGGCTTCTTACCTGCGAGATCGTCCCAGCTGATGTGATGCACGAAGGCAAGGGGAACACCCTTTTCCCGGTAGAGCTCAGGGATACCGCAATAGGAACTAAAGGGATGCTCGGGCTTTGCCGCCGGCGTAAGCCTCATGAATTCGATGCCTATGTTGATGATGTAGCCACGCGAGGGATCGCGATCGGTTGTCTCTATGTCAATGCCGCAAACGATGCCCGAGACGGGTGCCTCCACGTAGGCCACGCCAAGATCTTGGCCACTGGGACCTGCGACCTTTATGACCTCCTCCACACTGCGGTGCTGGAGGGCCGCCACACCACGGATCAGGTCATCACCGGAGAGTTTGCGCGAAAGGGTGGTTGGGGCGACGTCGCGCAGGCGCTCGACTCCATAGCTGTCACAGCTCGTACGATTGCGATCGGCAAGGTTGCGAACGAGGTCAAACGAAAAGGGCTCCTTGCCCGCAGGCGCGTTCGCCCACGCGTCCATCAGAAGGCCGATGGCCTCCTCGTTCTTCTCGCGCTCTGCGGTGAGCGTCTCGTCATCCGAGAGAAAGCCGGGAAAGACGAGGGCGTTCGCGTGTTCAAGTGCCTGGGAGAGGTTCATGTGGATACCCTTGTGGTCGTGTTTGCTTGTGACGCATCACAGAGCCGAGGCTCTTGATGTCAAGTGTAGCTGCATGGGGACTTCTTCGTCCGAGATACCCATCCGCCACGCCCTCACCACTCACGCCCTCACCACTCACGCCCTCACCACTTTGTGCCAGTCGGTCTGTGCAAAGCAGCGGATAATATCCCAGAATCCGCAGGCACTCACATAAAGGCGTTTGCCCAGTTGGGGCCAAAGCTATTGTGCCTCAGAACCTGCGGGGCATGGGTTAGGCTGCGGTGGTCGCGGTTACGGGAGCAGCAGTAGCTGCTGTGGGGTCCCAAACATCACCCAAGGCACGGTGGGCGTCGAGGATGGCCTCGCAAAACACGTTGCCGTGGGGTGTCGACGTCCGCCGTAGCCTACCGTCCTTGTAGGCGATGAGGCGGTGGCGTGGCACAGGGCGCCATGCGTTCCTCTCGTTCTCGCCCCCAAGCGGGAGGGTGGAGAAGATGATGCCCGATGCGCTCGCAGTGTCCCTCGTATCGCTGCCTACCTTTCCGGTGTTGCCTATACCTGCCTCCTCAGCTGTGACCTCGCGAGCATACAGCGTGACCTCAGAGGTGTTGGTATGCACGTAGGTGTACGCACCGTCATCCAAGATGAGGTTGAGCTTGTTGTGGTTACCGAGCTGGACTATCGCCCCGGCGAGCACGTCGAAAGTATCAATGAAGTCAAGCCTCCCACCCTGGCGCGCCGCCGCCTCGTCAATGACATCGATCAGGAAGAGTAGGATGCGCT
The DNA window shown above is from Olsenella sp. oral taxon 807 and carries:
- the htpG gene encoding molecular chaperone HtpG, with translation MKQFKTESKKLLDLMINSIYTNKEIFLRELISNASDALDKLSFEAIKNPDLGVDQSTLAIRLSFDKEARSVTVSDNGIGMTKAELDENLGTIAHSGSEQFREANADRQGEDIDIIGQFGVGFYSSFMVATKVRVVSRALGADEAFVWESDGVRGYSIEPAGEGERSGAEEHGTDVILFLRESSESDDTDQYLSEGGLRDLVTRYSNYVRHPIQMMVTKSRQKPKPEDAPDDYKPEYEDYQELDTLNSMTPIWKKRQSEVKQEDYNEFYQSTFHDWSDPARTVSFHAEGALSYDALLFIPSRRPFDLYSKDYEKGLALYSSNVLIQEKCADLVPDYYNFVHGVVDSPDVSLNISRETLQQNSQLRAIARRVEKKIHSELEDMRDNDRESYETFFENFGRGIKFGIYNSYGMKAADLADLLLFWSAQEGKQVTFAEYADAMPEGQDKIYFAAGDSRERLEQVPAVRSALDHGFDVLLCTQDVDEFMFQVMRSWHQDGTEGDSEHEGAKERDLELANVANADLDFATDDEKAEAEKATSEHQELFDDLKESLGDKVTSVRVAAGLGDAPATIASEGPVSLEMERVISQGPDADAASAPKAQRVLQLNATHPVFAKLVAAKEAGDKDRLALLGSILYDQALLVEGLPVDDPVEFARNVAKLM
- a CDS encoding DNA polymerase, producing MNLSQALEHANALVFPGFLSDDETLTAEREKNEEAIGLLMDAWANAPAGKEPFSFDLVRNLADRNRTSCDSYGVERLRDVAPTTLSRKLSGDDLIRGVAALQHRSVEEVIKVAGPSGQDLGVAYVEAPVSGIVCGIDIETTDRDPSRGYIINIGIEFMRLTPAAKPEHPFSSYCGIPELYREKGVPLAFVHHISWDDLAGKKPLRQHNKMQRAILATLEMYPFMAHNASFEDSWFMMQIDGYAEARKAGRITPIDTRDICRRIDPEYKTLPHDSKPATLENWARRRGTLKANQKETHLGLEDVDLMFRTVQAEFAERNMFSS
- a CDS encoding class II glutamine amidotransferase yields the protein MCELFAVNSATPVRVNRYLTEFFGHSHANPHGWGVSLRTPAEGMVGDDGVTLWREPLPAYESALAARLLSRPMEARHLQAHIRKATCGTLDVANCHPFLATDVTGRSWTLIHNGILFNEGLLWGYEQREVGQTDSERILLFLIDVIDEAAARQGGRLDFIDTFDVLAGAIVQLGNHNKLNLILDDGAYTYVHTNTSEVTLYAREVTAEEAGIGNTGKVGSDTRDTASASGIIFSTLPLGGENERNAWRPVPRHRLIAYKDGRLRRTSTPHGNVFCEAILDAHRALGDVWDPTAATAAPVTATTAA